The following proteins are co-located in the Mycolicibacterium goodii genome:
- a CDS encoding acyl-CoA thioesterase — MTGRDEPIPTSREFPVHWPVGTRWTDNDMFGHLNNAVYYELFDTAINAWIDTSCDIDPVTAPWLGVVAESGCRYFAELKFPSALAVGLSVARLGTSSVTYRLALFEAGRAGEEGGEGTADVPVAAVGRWVHVYVDRDSRRPVPIPDPIRDLLASAVRR, encoded by the coding sequence ATGACCGGTCGTGACGAGCCCATCCCCACCAGCCGTGAATTCCCGGTGCACTGGCCGGTGGGCACCCGATGGACCGACAACGACATGTTCGGCCACCTCAACAACGCCGTGTACTACGAGTTGTTCGACACCGCGATCAACGCGTGGATCGACACCAGCTGCGACATCGATCCCGTCACCGCGCCGTGGCTCGGCGTGGTCGCCGAATCGGGCTGCCGCTACTTCGCGGAGCTGAAGTTCCCGAGCGCGCTCGCCGTGGGGTTGTCGGTCGCCCGGCTCGGCACCAGCAGCGTCACCTACCGGCTGGCGTTGTTCGAGGCCGGCCGGGCGGGCGAAGAGGGCGGGGAAGGCACGGCCGATGTCCCGGTCGCTGCCGTCGGGCGCTGGGTGCACGTGTACGTCGACCGGGACTCGCGCCGTCCGGTTCCCATCCCCGACCCCATCCGCGACCTGCTGGCTTCGGCGGTGCGCCGGTAG
- a CDS encoding SRPBCC family protein, protein MPLVSKTVEVAASAETIRSIVSDFEAYPHWNPEIKGCWILARYNDGRPSQLRLDVEIQGQSGVFITAVYYPAENQIFTMLQQGDHFTKQEQRFSIVPLGPDTTLLQVDLDVEVKLPVPGPMVKKLAGETLEHLAKALQGRVEQLTQS, encoded by the coding sequence ATGCCGCTCGTGAGCAAGACTGTCGAGGTCGCGGCCTCCGCCGAGACGATCAGGTCGATCGTCTCGGATTTCGAGGCCTACCCGCACTGGAACCCCGAGATCAAGGGGTGTTGGATCCTCGCCCGGTACAACGACGGGCGGCCCAGCCAGCTGCGGCTCGACGTCGAGATCCAGGGGCAGTCGGGCGTGTTCATCACTGCCGTGTACTACCCGGCCGAGAACCAGATCTTCACGATGCTGCAGCAGGGCGACCACTTCACCAAACAGGAGCAGCGGTTCTCGATCGTCCCGCTCGGCCCCGACACCACGCTGCTGCAGGTCGATCTCGACGTCGAGGTCAAGCTGCCGGTCCCGGGTCCCATGGTCAAGAAGCTCGCGGGGGAGACCCTGGAGCATCTCGCCAAGGCCCTGCAGGGCCGCGTCGAGCAGCTCACCCAGAGCTAA
- a CDS encoding MCE family protein: MSIKGTLFKLGVFSLVLLTFTALIFVVFGQIRFNRTNEYSAIFENVSGLRDGQFVRAAGVEVGKVKSVDLINGGEQAEVKFTVERSLPLFQETTAAIRYQDLIGNRYLELKRGGSDQILPPGSTIPVERTEPALDLDALVGGFRPLFRSLEPEKVNTIATSLITIFQGQGGTINDILDQTAQLTASIADRDQAIGEVIKNLNTVLDTTVKHQKQFDETLVNFETLITGLKNRADPIATSVADISDAAGSLSDLLSDNRPLLKDTVGYLDVIQAPLVEQKQEVNDILVQMPQALKIIGRAGGIYGDFFNFYACDLTLKLNGLQPGGPVRTVRLTTQPSGRCTPK, translated from the coding sequence ATGAGTATCAAAGGCACGCTTTTCAAACTCGGCGTCTTCTCGCTGGTACTCCTGACGTTCACGGCGCTGATCTTCGTGGTGTTCGGCCAGATCCGGTTCAACCGCACCAACGAGTACTCGGCGATCTTCGAGAACGTCAGTGGTCTGCGCGACGGGCAGTTCGTGCGCGCGGCCGGTGTCGAGGTCGGCAAGGTCAAGAGCGTCGACCTGATCAACGGCGGCGAGCAGGCCGAGGTCAAGTTCACCGTGGAGCGGTCGCTGCCGCTGTTCCAGGAGACCACCGCGGCCATCCGCTACCAGGACCTGATCGGCAACCGCTACCTCGAGCTCAAACGCGGTGGGTCCGACCAGATTCTGCCGCCCGGCAGCACGATCCCGGTCGAACGCACCGAGCCGGCTCTGGATCTCGATGCGCTCGTCGGCGGTTTCCGTCCGCTGTTCCGGTCGCTGGAACCCGAGAAGGTCAACACGATCGCCACATCACTGATCACGATCTTCCAGGGCCAGGGCGGCACCATCAACGACATCCTGGATCAGACGGCGCAATTGACCGCGTCGATCGCCGACCGCGATCAGGCCATCGGTGAGGTCATCAAGAACCTCAACACCGTGCTGGACACCACGGTCAAGCACCAGAAGCAGTTCGACGAGACCCTGGTGAACTTCGAGACCCTGATCACCGGTCTGAAGAACCGCGCCGATCCGATCGCGACGAGCGTCGCGGACATCAGCGACGCGGCCGGGTCGCTGTCGGATCTGTTGTCCGACAACCGACCTCTGTTGAAGGACACCGTCGGCTACCTCGACGTCATCCAGGCGCCGCTGGTGGAGCAGAAACAGGAGGTCAACGACATCCTGGTGCAGATGCCCCAGGCGCTGAAGATCATCGGCCGCGCAGGCGGCATCTACGGCGACTTCTTCAACTTCTACGCCTGCGATCTGACCTTGAAGCTCAACGGTCTTCAGCCGGGCGGGCCGGTCCGAACCGTCAGACTGACCACGCAACCGTCGGGTAGGTGTACGCCGAAATGA
- a CDS encoding GntR family transcriptional regulator, with protein MNTPVKTAARARRGVRREQLSDEVAAHLRAEIMTGALRPGTFIRLDETAAALGVSITPVREALRTLRGEGMVQLEPHRGHVVVPMTRTDVEDIFWLQETIARELAATTVTRITDEQIDELERLNDELATAIGHGDPDRISAAEFAFHRAFNHASGRIKLAWFLLHVARYLPALVYSTDLSWGEEAVTGHRQLIEALRRRDARRVVELNGAQFADGARRLIARLEQIGMWD; from the coding sequence GTGAACACGCCCGTCAAGACCGCCGCGCGAGCGCGCCGCGGTGTGCGTCGCGAGCAGCTCTCCGACGAGGTGGCGGCCCACCTGCGGGCCGAGATCATGACCGGGGCGCTGCGCCCCGGCACGTTCATCAGGCTCGACGAGACCGCGGCCGCACTCGGTGTCAGCATCACCCCGGTGCGCGAGGCGCTGCGCACGCTGCGCGGCGAAGGCATGGTGCAGCTCGAACCGCACCGCGGCCACGTCGTCGTCCCGATGACCCGCACCGACGTCGAGGACATCTTCTGGCTGCAGGAGACCATCGCGCGCGAACTCGCCGCCACGACCGTCACCCGGATCACCGACGAACAGATCGACGAACTCGAACGCCTCAACGACGAACTCGCGACCGCCATCGGGCACGGCGACCCCGATCGGATCTCGGCGGCCGAGTTCGCCTTCCACCGCGCCTTCAACCACGCGAGCGGACGCATCAAGCTCGCCTGGTTCCTGCTGCACGTTGCGCGGTACCTACCCGCGCTGGTCTACTCGACCGACCTGAGCTGGGGCGAAGAGGCCGTGACCGGTCACCGACAGCTCATCGAGGCGCTGCGGCGGCGCGACGCGCGACGGGTCGTCGAACTCAACGGCGCCCAGTTCGCCGACGGCGCACGACGACTCATCGCACGCCTGGAACAGATCGGGATGTGGGATTAG
- a CDS encoding alcohol dehydrogenase catalytic domain-containing protein, protein MKIRGAVLERIGAPRPYAESRPLTISELDLAEPGPDELLVRIESAGLCHSDLSVVDGNRVRPVPMLLGHEAAGVVETPAADLQAGQRVVMTFLPRCGSCPACATDGLTPCGPGSVANGAGTLMNGDIRLRRDGEEVFHHLGVSGFATHAVVDRRSIVPVPADVPATVAALLGCAVLTGGGAVLNVGRPKPGQTVVIVGLGGVGMAAALTALAHDDVRVVGVDQLSDKLARARELGVHETFTPEQAADLKAEVVIEAAGHPAALETAIALTGPGGRTITVGLPRPDARITVSPLGFVAEGRSLIGSYLGSAVPSRDIPRFVELWRAGRLPVESLVSSTITLDEINAGMDELAEGRAVRQVIDFD, encoded by the coding sequence ATGAAGATCCGCGGAGCCGTCCTCGAACGCATCGGTGCACCCCGTCCCTACGCCGAATCCCGGCCGCTCACCATCTCCGAACTGGACCTGGCCGAGCCCGGGCCGGACGAGTTGCTGGTGCGTATCGAGTCGGCTGGGCTGTGCCACTCGGATCTGTCGGTCGTCGACGGCAACCGGGTGCGCCCGGTGCCGATGCTGCTGGGTCACGAGGCCGCGGGTGTCGTGGAGACGCCCGCCGCGGACCTGCAGGCGGGCCAGCGGGTGGTGATGACGTTCCTGCCCCGGTGCGGATCGTGCCCGGCCTGCGCCACCGACGGGCTGACGCCGTGCGGACCGGGATCGGTCGCCAACGGTGCGGGCACGTTGATGAACGGCGACATCCGGTTGCGTCGCGACGGCGAGGAGGTGTTCCACCACCTGGGCGTGTCCGGGTTCGCGACGCACGCCGTGGTGGACCGCCGCTCGATCGTCCCGGTGCCCGCCGACGTGCCCGCCACGGTCGCCGCGCTGTTGGGCTGCGCGGTGCTGACCGGCGGCGGAGCGGTGCTCAACGTCGGCAGGCCCAAGCCCGGGCAGACCGTCGTGATCGTCGGCCTCGGTGGCGTCGGGATGGCCGCGGCACTGACCGCACTCGCGCACGACGACGTGCGTGTGGTCGGCGTCGATCAGTTGTCCGACAAGTTGGCCCGCGCGCGCGAACTCGGTGTGCACGAGACCTTCACGCCAGAGCAGGCCGCCGACTTGAAGGCCGAGGTGGTGATCGAGGCCGCGGGACACCCGGCCGCGCTGGAGACCGCGATCGCGCTCACCGGCCCGGGCGGCCGCACCATCACCGTCGGGCTGCCGCGGCCGGATGCACGGATCACGGTGTCGCCGTTGGGCTTTGTCGCCGAGGGCCGCTCACTGATCGGCAGTTACCTCGGCTCGGCGGTGCCCTCGCGCGACATTCCGCGCTTCGTGGAGTTGTGGCGCGCCGGGCGGCTGCCGGTGGAATCCCTGGTGTCCTCGACGATCACTCTTGACGAGATAAACGCCGGCATGGACGAACTGGCCGAGGGCCGGGCGGTGCGTCAGGTGATCGACTTCGACTGA
- a CDS encoding virulence factor Mce family protein — MRTLQGSDRFRKGLMGVIVVALIIGVGSTLTSVPMLFAVPTYYGQFTDTGGLNLGDKVRIAGLDVGTVKSMDISGDKVVIGYTLGGRTIGTESRAAIRTDTILGRKNIEIEPRGSQTLKPRGVLPVGQTSTPYQIYDAFLDVTRNAAGWDTQAVRQSLNVLSETVDQTSPHLSAALDGVARFSETIGKRDEDVKKLLASANKVAQVLGDRSTQVNQLLVNAQTLLAAINERGQAVSLLLERVSSVSRQIQGFVDENPNLNHVLEQLRTVSDLLNERKQDLADVLTVAGKFITSLAEALASGPYFKVMLVNLLPPTVLQPFVDAAFKKRGIDPEEFWRNAGLPAFRFPDPNGERHENGAPPAAPTPLEGTPEHPGPAVPPGSPCSYTPPADGIPSPGNPLPCAHLSQGPYGPVPGGYPPPDVATSAPNPDGIAHSPGVPSAAIPGQMPPDQPGAPVEIAPGPPGARTVPVSPLPGPPDFTPGIAPPPPAITGPPPPPGPGPQLAPAGEAPLPGNPPFLPPGSQSG; from the coding sequence ATGAGGACACTTCAGGGTTCCGACCGGTTCCGCAAGGGTCTGATGGGCGTCATCGTCGTGGCGCTCATCATCGGGGTCGGCTCGACGCTGACCAGCGTGCCGATGCTGTTCGCGGTGCCCACCTACTACGGGCAGTTCACCGACACCGGTGGTCTGAACCTCGGTGACAAGGTGCGCATCGCCGGTCTGGACGTCGGCACCGTCAAGAGCATGGACATCAGCGGCGACAAGGTCGTCATCGGCTACACCCTCGGTGGCCGCACCATCGGGACCGAGAGCCGCGCGGCGATCCGCACCGATACGATCCTGGGCCGCAAGAACATCGAGATCGAGCCGCGCGGCAGCCAGACACTCAAGCCGCGCGGGGTCCTGCCGGTGGGCCAGACCTCGACGCCGTACCAGATCTACGACGCGTTCCTCGACGTCACGCGTAACGCCGCGGGCTGGGACACCCAGGCCGTGCGCCAGTCGTTGAACGTGTTGTCCGAGACGGTCGATCAGACATCGCCGCACCTGAGCGCCGCGCTCGACGGCGTGGCACGGTTCTCCGAGACCATCGGCAAGCGCGACGAGGACGTCAAGAAGCTGCTCGCCAGCGCGAACAAGGTCGCGCAGGTGCTCGGCGACCGCAGCACCCAGGTCAATCAGCTGCTGGTCAACGCGCAGACGCTGCTGGCGGCGATCAACGAACGCGGTCAGGCCGTGAGCCTGCTGCTGGAGCGGGTGTCGTCGGTGTCGCGTCAAATCCAGGGTTTCGTCGACGAGAACCCGAACCTCAACCACGTGCTCGAGCAGTTGCGCACGGTCAGCGACCTGCTCAACGAGCGAAAGCAGGACCTCGCCGACGTCCTCACGGTCGCAGGCAAATTCATCACGTCGCTGGCCGAGGCGCTGGCGTCGGGCCCGTACTTCAAGGTCATGCTGGTGAACCTGCTCCCGCCGACGGTTCTGCAGCCGTTCGTCGACGCGGCGTTCAAGAAGCGCGGCATCGATCCGGAAGAGTTCTGGCGCAACGCGGGATTGCCGGCCTTCCGGTTCCCCGACCCGAACGGCGAGCGGCACGAGAACGGCGCACCGCCTGCCGCGCCGACCCCGCTCGAAGGCACTCCCGAGCATCCGGGACCGGCCGTCCCGCCCGGTTCGCCGTGCTCGTACACACCGCCTGCCGACGGCATCCCGTCACCGGGCAACCCGCTGCCGTGTGCGCATCTCAGCCAGGGGCCGTACGGACCCGTCCCCGGTGGTTATCCGCCGCCGGACGTGGCCACCTCGGCGCCGAATCCCGATGGCATCGCGCATTCCCCCGGCGTGCCGAGCGCGGCGATCCCCGGCCAGATGCCCCCGGATCAGCCGGGTGCTCCGGTCGAGATCGCGCCGGGTCCGCCCGGTGCCCGCACCGTCCCGGTGAGCCCACTGCCCGGGCCGCCCGACTTCACGCCGGGCATCGCACCGCCGCCGCCGGCGATCACCGGTCCGCCGCCGCCTCCCGGTCCCGGCCCGCAGTTGGCGCCGGCCGGTGAGGCACCGCTCCCAGGCAATCCGCCGTTCCTTCCGCCGGGTTCGCAGTCGGGATAG
- the fadD5 gene encoding fatty-acid--CoA ligase FadD5, protein MTSVPSQIEQPYLARRQNWVNQLTRHAMMQPDKTAMRFLGHTTTWRELDDRVTRLAGALSRRGVGFGDRVLILMLNRTEFIEAMLAANRLGAIAVPVNFRMTPPEIAFLVGDCEAHVVVTEQVLAGVATAVRDLDATLQTVIVAGGATEDGVLGYDDLLAEPGEPPAPVDIPNDSPALIMYTSGTTGRPKGAVLTHTNLTAQAMTTLFTTGVELNSDVGFIGVPLFHIAGIAGNVLSGLTLGLPTVLYPLGAFDPDGLLDVLEAEQVTGIFLVPAQWQAVCAAQRARPRNLKLRVLSWGAAPASDTLLREMNQVFPDAQIFAAFGQTEMSPVTCMLLGDDAIRKLGSVGRVIPTVSARVVDDNMNDVPVGEVGEIVYRGPNLMVGYWNNSRATAEAFAGGWFHSGDLVRQDQDGYVWVVDRKKDMIISGGENIYCAEVENALAAHPAIGEVAVIGRPHEKWGEVPVAVVALNSASAESLTLAELDGFLTERLARYKHPKAIEIVDALPRNPSGKVLKTELRERFGRSGSVDGNESSSATTVSAG, encoded by the coding sequence TTGACTTCAGTGCCGTCCCAGATCGAGCAGCCGTACCTGGCCCGTCGCCAGAACTGGGTCAACCAGCTGACCCGCCACGCGATGATGCAGCCCGACAAGACCGCCATGCGTTTCCTGGGGCACACCACCACCTGGCGTGAACTCGACGACCGCGTCACCCGGTTGGCCGGGGCGCTGAGCCGCCGCGGTGTGGGCTTCGGCGACCGGGTGCTGATCCTGATGCTCAACCGCACGGAGTTCATCGAGGCCATGCTCGCCGCGAACCGGCTCGGCGCCATCGCGGTCCCGGTGAACTTCCGGATGACCCCACCCGAGATCGCGTTCCTGGTCGGCGACTGCGAAGCGCACGTGGTGGTCACCGAGCAGGTGCTGGCGGGTGTCGCCACCGCGGTCCGCGATCTCGACGCGACGCTGCAGACGGTGATCGTGGCGGGCGGCGCCACCGAGGACGGTGTGCTGGGCTACGACGATCTGCTCGCCGAGCCGGGCGAACCGCCCGCCCCGGTCGACATCCCCAACGACTCACCGGCGCTGATCATGTACACCTCGGGCACCACCGGGCGCCCCAAGGGGGCGGTGCTCACCCACACCAACCTGACGGCCCAGGCGATGACGACGCTGTTCACCACGGGCGTGGAGCTCAACAGCGACGTGGGGTTCATCGGCGTGCCGCTGTTCCACATCGCCGGTATCGCGGGCAACGTGCTCAGCGGCCTGACGCTCGGCCTGCCGACGGTGCTCTACCCGCTCGGCGCGTTCGATCCCGACGGACTGCTGGATGTCCTTGAGGCCGAACAGGTCACGGGCATCTTCCTGGTGCCCGCCCAGTGGCAGGCGGTGTGCGCCGCGCAGCGCGCCCGGCCGCGCAACCTGAAACTGCGGGTGCTGTCGTGGGGTGCGGCGCCTGCATCGGACACGCTGCTGCGCGAGATGAACCAGGTGTTCCCCGACGCGCAGATCTTCGCGGCGTTCGGGCAGACCGAGATGTCACCGGTCACCTGCATGTTGTTGGGCGACGACGCCATTCGCAAGCTGGGTTCGGTGGGCCGGGTCATCCCGACGGTCTCGGCGCGCGTGGTCGACGACAACATGAACGACGTGCCGGTCGGCGAGGTCGGCGAGATCGTCTACCGCGGACCCAATCTGATGGTGGGTTACTGGAACAATTCGAGGGCCACCGCTGAGGCGTTCGCCGGCGGCTGGTTCCACTCGGGCGACCTGGTGCGCCAGGACCAGGACGGCTACGTCTGGGTGGTCGACCGCAAGAAGGACATGATCATCTCGGGCGGCGAGAACATCTACTGCGCGGAGGTCGAGAACGCGCTTGCGGCCCATCCGGCCATCGGCGAGGTCGCGGTGATCGGCAGGCCGCACGAGAAGTGGGGCGAGGTGCCGGTGGCCGTCGTCGCGCTCAATTCCGCGAGTGCCGAATCGCTCACGCTGGCCGAACTCGACGGCTTCCTCACCGAGCGGCTGGCCCGGTACAAGCACCCCAAGGCGATCGAGATCGTCGACGCGTTGCCCCGTAATCCGTCGGGCAAGGTGCTCAAGACCGAGCTGCGTGAACGCTTCGGGAGGTCGGGGTCGGTTGACGGTAACGAAAGCAGCTCTGCAACAACGGTTTCTGCCGGTTGA
- a CDS encoding MCE family protein, producing the protein MTEPPAPHAPLNKPKTPPYKLAGLVLGLVGALVLALTWMQFRGSFEDKVQLTVMSGRAGLSMDPGSKVTFNGVPIGRLAAIDVVEVDNNPEARLTLDVDPRYLSLIPSNADVELRATTVFGNKYIAFLSPKNPSRERISPSTAIRAQGVTTEFNTLFETITAISEQVDPIKLNETLTAAAQALDGLGDKFGRSIVDGNAILADVNPRMPQIRRDITGLANLGEVYADAAPDLFDGLGNAVTTARTLNEQRHDLDQALVAAVGFGNTGGDIFERGGPYLVRGNQDLLPVAEMLDRNSPALFCTIHNFHDAAPRFAAQTNNGYSFQLNDTLVGAGNPYVYPDNLPRVNARGGPEGRPGCWQPITHDLWPAPYLVLDTGASIAPYNHFELGQPMFNEYVWGRQVGENTINP; encoded by the coding sequence ATGACCGAGCCTCCAGCGCCACACGCTCCGCTCAACAAGCCGAAGACGCCGCCGTACAAGCTGGCCGGTCTGGTCCTCGGCCTGGTCGGCGCGCTGGTCCTCGCGCTCACCTGGATGCAGTTCCGCGGTTCGTTCGAGGACAAGGTCCAGCTCACGGTCATGTCCGGTCGTGCGGGCCTGTCGATGGACCCGGGTTCGAAGGTCACCTTCAACGGAGTCCCGATCGGGCGCCTTGCGGCGATCGACGTGGTCGAGGTCGACAACAACCCCGAGGCCCGGCTGACGCTGGACGTCGATCCGAGGTACCTCAGCCTGATCCCGTCCAACGCCGATGTCGAGTTGCGGGCCACCACGGTGTTCGGCAACAAGTACATCGCGTTCCTGTCGCCGAAGAACCCGTCCCGCGAACGGATCTCGCCGTCGACGGCGATCCGTGCGCAGGGTGTGACGACGGAGTTCAACACGCTGTTCGAGACCATCACCGCGATCTCCGAGCAGGTCGACCCGATCAAGCTCAACGAGACCCTGACCGCGGCCGCGCAGGCGCTCGACGGTCTGGGCGACAAGTTCGGCCGCTCGATCGTCGACGGCAACGCGATCCTCGCCGACGTCAATCCCCGTATGCCGCAGATCCGCCGCGACATCACGGGCCTGGCGAATCTCGGCGAGGTCTATGCCGACGCGGCCCCTGACCTGTTCGACGGCCTGGGCAACGCGGTCACCACCGCGCGCACCCTCAACGAGCAGCGCCACGACCTCGATCAGGCGCTGGTGGCCGCGGTCGGGTTCGGCAACACCGGCGGCGACATCTTCGAGCGCGGCGGCCCGTACCTGGTGCGCGGGAACCAGGACCTGCTGCCGGTCGCGGAGATGCTCGACCGCAACAGCCCGGCCCTGTTCTGCACGATCCACAACTTCCACGACGCGGCCCCCAGGTTCGCCGCTCAGACCAACAACGGCTACTCGTTCCAGTTGAACGACACGTTGGTCGGCGCGGGAAACCCCTATGTGTATCCCGACAACCTGCCGCGGGTGAACGCCAGGGGCGGGCCGGAGGGCAGGCCCGGCTGCTGGCAGCCGATCACCCACGATCTGTGGCCCGCGCCGTATCTGGTGCTCGACACCGGTGCGTCGATCGCGCCGTACAACCACTTCGAACTCGGCCAACCGATGTTCAACGAGTACGTGTGGGGCCGCCAAGTGGGGGAGAACACGATCAACCCATGA
- a CDS encoding MlaE family ABC transporter permease has protein sequence MTASTDGLVAYMRGQVEKPLAMVGGFFKMSVMTGKALFTRPFQWKEFVLQSWFLIRVAFLPTLAVSIPLTVLIIFTLNILLAEFGAADVSGAGAALGAVTQLGPLVTVLVVAGAGSTAICADLGARTVREEIDALEVLGIDPIERLVVPRVVASTFVAFMLNGAVITIGLVGGFFFGVYIQNVSAGAYVSTLTLLTGFPEVMISVIKATLFGLIAGLVGCYRGLTVAGGSKGVGTAVNETLVLCVVALFAVNVVLTTIGVRFGTGR, from the coding sequence GTGACGGCGTCGACCGATGGCCTCGTCGCTTACATGCGTGGTCAGGTGGAGAAGCCGCTGGCGATGGTCGGCGGCTTCTTCAAGATGTCGGTGATGACCGGAAAGGCTCTGTTCACCCGGCCTTTCCAGTGGAAGGAATTCGTCCTCCAGAGCTGGTTTCTGATTCGCGTCGCGTTCCTGCCGACCCTTGCGGTGTCGATCCCCCTGACCGTGCTCATCATCTTCACGCTCAACATCCTGTTGGCGGAGTTCGGTGCGGCCGACGTCTCGGGCGCCGGTGCCGCACTCGGCGCCGTGACCCAACTGGGGCCGCTGGTGACGGTGCTCGTCGTCGCAGGCGCGGGATCCACCGCCATCTGTGCTGATCTCGGTGCCCGCACCGTGCGTGAGGAGATCGACGCGCTCGAGGTGCTCGGCATCGATCCCATCGAGCGTCTCGTGGTGCCCCGCGTGGTCGCCTCGACGTTCGTGGCCTTCATGCTCAACGGCGCGGTGATCACCATCGGCCTGGTCGGCGGGTTCTTCTTCGGCGTGTACATCCAGAACGTCTCGGCGGGTGCGTACGTGTCCACCCTGACGCTGCTCACGGGCTTTCCCGAGGTGATGATCTCGGTCATCAAGGCGACGCTGTTCGGTCTGATCGCCGGTCTCGTCGGCTGCTACCGCGGCCTGACCGTCGCGGGCGGTTCGAAGGGTGTCGGAACCGCGGTGAACGAGACCCTCGTGCTCTGTGTGGTCGCGTTGTTCGCGGTCAACGTCGTGCTCACCACGATCGGTGTGCGGTTCGGGACAGGGCGCTGA
- a CDS encoding MlaE family ABC transporter permease: protein MSTVQVLRSRFPRAFSRSAEIAATPARLLDSMGHVAWFVVQAIVHVPHAFRHYRRESLRLVAEIGMGTGAMAVIGGTVAIIGFVTLSAGSLIAIQGFASLGNIGVEAFTGFFAALANIRVVAPVVTGQALAATVGAGATAELGAMRISEEVDALEVMGIKSISYLVSTRIMAGAIVIIPLYAMAILLSFMSAQLVTTIFYSQSVGTYEHYFHTFLRVDDVMWSFLEVIIMSVVVMLNHCYFGYFASGGAVGVGEAVGRSMRTSLIAIVLVVLLASLALYGTDPNFNLTV, encoded by the coding sequence ATGAGTACTGTTCAGGTCCTGCGGTCGCGGTTCCCCCGGGCGTTCTCGCGTTCCGCCGAGATCGCCGCCACCCCGGCACGGTTGCTCGACAGCATGGGCCACGTCGCGTGGTTCGTCGTGCAGGCGATCGTGCATGTGCCGCACGCGTTCCGGCATTACCGGCGTGAATCGTTGCGCCTGGTCGCCGAAATCGGCATGGGTACCGGCGCGATGGCCGTCATCGGCGGCACCGTCGCGATCATCGGCTTCGTCACGTTGTCGGCGGGTTCGCTGATCGCCATCCAGGGCTTCGCCTCACTGGGCAACATCGGTGTCGAGGCGTTCACCGGATTCTTCGCGGCCCTGGCCAACATCCGCGTCGTCGCGCCCGTCGTCACCGGTCAGGCGCTCGCCGCGACGGTCGGGGCGGGCGCCACGGCCGAACTCGGCGCCATGCGCATCAGCGAAGAGGTCGACGCGCTCGAAGTCATGGGCATCAAGTCGATTTCGTACCTGGTGTCCACGCGCATCATGGCAGGCGCGATCGTCATCATCCCGCTGTACGCCATGGCGATCCTGCTGTCGTTCATGTCGGCGCAGCTGGTCACCACGATCTTCTACTCGCAGTCGGTCGGCACGTACGAGCACTATTTCCACACGTTCCTGCGTGTCGACGACGTGATGTGGTCATTCCTCGAAGTCATCATCATGTCGGTGGTGGTCATGCTCAACCATTGCTACTTCGGCTATTTCGCCAGCGGCGGTGCCGTCGGCGTGGGCGAGGCCGTCGGGAGGTCGATGCGTACTTCGTTGATCGCGATCGTTCTGGTGGTCCTGTTGGCATCGTTGGCGCTCTACGGCACCGACCCGAACTTCAACCTCACGGTGTAG